The Amphiprion ocellaris isolate individual 3 ecotype Okinawa chromosome 12, ASM2253959v1, whole genome shotgun sequence region atttttgcagattacCATtaacatggattttttttactttctcctCCTATGATTGTATTAGTtattaaataaattgaaattaaataaactgtgattttgctagttatctgtaatttatgaatatatatatatatatatatatatatatatatatatatatatattataatttaattttttttgcagatttaaatagtAAATACTCGTAATTTTTAGATAACATACGGACTTTAtatacctttttttaaaacagttttttccagtgattttactagttatctgtaatttatgaatttattaaaaatagaaaaatctgtaaaatctagttttaaaaaactgtttatcatttttaaattcttaacataccttttttgtctttcaactAACAGTAAACATATGTTAaaaagtaacaataataataatgtaaaaaatttgtaaaataaataattctttCAAACATtgcatgtaaaaaataatagtttttgcagatttaaatatagtaaattcCTGACTTTTAATACagactttatttacatttttggcactttttttctttttttttttaactgttttttcctgttattttactagttattcTGTGCAGTTAAAATCTATAAATTGACAGTGGAATTTTCAGGACACTACAGTTaaaaagtgcagatttttcCAGCTCTTTAACTCCTTCCTCCACATCCTGCTGGACTTGccatcctcctctttctcctgctgctccaccAGCTGCCTCCTTTTCTCCCATGATGCACCGGTGTGGAGGTGGCAGCAGTAGATGTGAATGATAGAGTGGATGAGGAGGAGCGTTTGTCCTCCTCGGGGACACTCAGAGATCTAAGCCAGGAGAACTAAGAGGATTGCACCGAGGGCCGAGGCTTTTCTATCAAAGGCATTTAGCTCAGGTCACTATAACCTGCAGCACAAACGCCCGTTCACACGGTTAAAACACACCATGACGGCTCACGTTTCTGCACAATTAACCAGAAAATTCACTTTATTATTAGTAGAACTTCATCTGAGCATGTTCCTCGGCGAAAATAGAGTATAAAACACACCCTGAGTGCTTGAGTTTCTGCACAATTGACCAGAAAATGCACTTTATTACTAGCAGAACTTCATTTAAACATGTTCCTCAGGGAAAATAAGGTATAAAACATACCTTTAGTGCTTGGTTTTCTGcacaataaaccagaaaatgcACTTTATTATTAGTAGAACTTCATTTGAACATGTTCCTGAGGGAAAATAGGGTATAAGACACACCACGAGTGCTCAAGTTCCTGCacaatttaacagaaaactaGGGAAAATAAGGTATAAAACAGACTTCTGCACCTTAAAAAGGTTCTCCGAGCGGCTGTCAACATGTGGAGCAGTCCTGGAAGTCTCCTGAGACCCTCGGAGGTCCGGTTACCGGAGGGTGAAGGGTCAGTTTGGAGGGTTAAACCCTGCAAACCTGACCCGTCACTCACTCATCTCATTAGCAATTATATGACTAAGGAGCTCATTCTAGCCTAAGAGAGTGGAAACAGTCAGCGTTTTACTGGCTCTCCGTCTGTGGCCAGATTAGAGAAGGACGGCTGGTGAAGGAGGAACGCCACCTGCTGGAGATTTAATGCTAAACTTCACTGCATGAGCTTAAATTAGAGATTTATCTGTAAACTCTGAGGCAAAAAGGAGAATCTGCACTAAAAATTCTCAGCTAAAAACCAATCTACATGAACTTAGAGAACCAGCTGTTCTTTTACTGTTAGTTGCATCTCATTattgaaatatatttataagaatttacttgaattttcttattttttcatctattgAACTAAAAcggaaatacacattttttggacacagttttggcctgtttgttttttaaattgattatttgttttatagtcaagatctataaaataatgcaaatatttgtgaagttatttattattttacattaaacatgtaaattctcagtccatttgggtaattttattgatattctAGTGTATTTAAAACGTATTAAAAGAAACTGTcaaataaaagtttttaaaaatctgtaaaattctaaatttttaatctgtaattttacagattttttggttttattacagtttattttaatatctgtaaaattacagattttttttagggtttttttgttaaattgtttgtttgttttacagtcagCATCTAAATTGATGCTTTTTTCCTGTGGTTTTACTAATTATTATCTCTGACCAAATAAGGTCAATCTgtaaatggaaatatttgtgAAGTTATGGCAAATTGGAATGGACATTTTATCATGATTTGACATTAAACGTGTCTGTTTGATAATTTTAAAAGGTATTTTTGTGCAtcaaaaagtataaaaagaaattatataaaattaaaaccataaaaattgGTAAAATTTGCACTAGACTCAGACAAATCTGCATGAATTTGCACAATTGcatttaattttagaaatatatttacagtattatacTCGAATCTTCTAATTTTTTcatcaattaaataaataatcttaaagtttgtgtgattgttttattgtcagcatctaaattaatatttttttcctgtgatttattttaattattatctcAAAGTCAATCTgtaaatggaaatatttgtgAAGCTACGCCAAATTGGAATGGaaattttatcattatttgaCATTAAATGTGTGAATTCTCAGTCtatttagttaattttattaatattttactgtatttcaaaattatacaaaaattggcaattaaaaactacaaaatctgtaaaattacagactTTTAATTGTCACCAGTTGCAtctaatttttgaaaaatatttacgatgaaatttaattttaatatacTTTAACgtttaatcacattttctctactcctttattttcattgccaTTAAGTCAGAactcatatgaaccaaaataaaaaccagagacaCGTTTCTCGGATGTAAAACACGTCATCTGTGAccgcattttaaaaatatattggtCACAAATAGTCCGACACCAATGTTCCTCCATAAcaacacagtgagttgctgttccaACCACAGACTgcatatacagtctgtggttccAGTCTGTATATGCAGTCTATGGCTggaaccacagactgtatatacagaccggaaccacagactgtatatacagaCTATGGTTCCAGTCTACGTCTCTGTgttctagtattttctgacagtaAAACTCAGTGACTTCATGACGgttgctgcagacagacagtaatgttcatcattttaactttaactttttctcttaactgaaacgggagacatgttgagtcattgttCATTTCACAGCGTCATTTTAAACTTACCGGTTCgctcagcccactcctgtaatgtttcCTGGCTGGAGCTTAAATGGAGCAATGACATCATtcaacagcatttactgttttatgaaaaattaagaatatatcagCGTTTAATCGTCAAAACTCCCACCGcagatgattattttgaaaagggctataatTGGCCGATTTGTGCAGACTGTGTTCcacgctccactcggacggtgatttctgttgcactgcgcgctcacttccgcttttgatgacgtatcgtgctcagacgATTCAATGTAATAcctgtgcatttaaaaaaacatttatttgagacaaaaatgaacactTTGTTTCAGGCACGTGCCttttgatgcccaaagtgcccttttgtcagttgtttttttttttatttaatttaatttaatttaatttaatttaatttaatttaattttttatttgtaagtgtgtgtgtgtgtgtgtgtgtgtgtgtgtgtgtgtgtgtgtgtgtataaaagtaTTTGAGGCcgaaaataatacataaaacgaaaataaaaataataataattcagatctaccgtcggtcggtcacgtgatctacgtagacgtccctcactgctctgaggggtccagatgttctgtgtagctctgcgctagcgccgctagtctagaaaccggagacccgagggagcGATGCTAATCGAGCTAGCTGCTCCATCGTAGCCttattaaagctaacgtagcattaagctaacgatgtttgtgttgtgtgtcatgtaaacagctgaagtgagtTGTGTTAGTGTAATGTGGTACGTTTAGttgataaaactgtcagtggagacgctggttcacattaatgtaatgtttagaaaacctaaatgtgattaaaacattGAGGTTAAGGTTGgtatataaatattatttatatacaaATAATTTgcatataaattattattattattattattattattattattattattattattatttgtagtgACTTTACCTGTAGTCACTGAGGTGGCAGTTAGGTGGCTTAAGTCTGATGTGTGCAGCTTCAAATTAACACAGGGTCTCTGCTCGTTTGTATTGGATGTTTCTTTTATTAGCGGCAGTTGCAGGTAAGTTATCATTCAGTCAACACATTAAGTTTCctataaatcaaaaatatacgACCTGAAAACATTCACCTGCTTGACACGGCGTTTGAGCACGGTCGAAAACTGTTCGGCTTCATTCTCCAAACTGCACacctgcattcattcattcattagctGGTATATATGCAGTCCACTCCCTACGGTGGACAGCCCCTAAAGCCACACCCACACAGTCATACCGACAGTAGCaataatcaaaacaaagaaatcatattttggctccaacattattattattattagacttCACATTAGGATTTAACTGTATTGTTGTAGTTCCACCTCTTGCCTTTGGTGGCAGCAGTCCGCCTCAAGCATCCAGTCTATCGCATTTTatttgcagcagcagaagaagaagtcaAACCGGAAGTCGGCGAAGCGGGAGATTGAAAAACGTAAACAAATTTTTTAGCAGCTTGGAACTTTTATATCACGCTACAAACGTCAAGAAGATGCTGAAAAAAGCCCCCAAACTGAAGAGCACCGTCAAGACGAAGGCGAAGGGTAACATTAACGTCCGACCGGCGTCAGAGGCGATGGTTCGTAGTTTTAGCTTTGTTCgatgctaacgttagcagctaactgacagcagctgcttcGGTAATAAgtagatttattttgtttttctcctcagaTCGAGCTGGTGACTCTCCTGTTCCTGAACAGTCTGACTGAAGAGGCGAAGGCCAAAGCGTTTGAGGAGAAATCTGCTACCATCAGAGCTCAACATGTCCGAGCTGTGGCTAAGGTAAGAGAGGTAAAACCAGGGATTTATGTGAGCTAACGGTACATTTGTGGCACCGTCTAAACACAGGGGAAGTTCTAACAGTCAGTGTGGATCAAAAACGCCATTACAGTCACTGACATTACAAGTTTAAGGACTGGTGCACTATGAATGTGCTAAAAGTGAAGAACCAAAACTAcatacaaaatgcattttttctaatagaaaaacatccaaactgcCACAAACCGTAAATTTGAGGTGTCTAAACGTCCTGTTTTTCCAGGACTTGTCCTGTTTTCACGTCCTGTCGTCGACGTCCTGGATGTTTTTTTATAAAGTGATAGAAATGTCctggttttcattgtttttcattggGCCGCTAACTCGAAATAAAACTgtctaacaaatattttttcttagttttttgtaAGTTTGTGAGAGCTATTTTTGTGAAAGCTGGATTGCTAAGATAGcagaggtattttttttttagtttttttctaatACAGAGGAGACATTATTTctatcattatttcatttgttatttttgaaacttgtcaTAATAAAAGGGGTTGAGTAACCTCTGAGAAGCCTATCTGAATTTGTGTCTGGTTATAGATAGTATTTGGTAATATAACAATTTTCTATCCATGTAGACGAGGCATACTTTAAATATATTGAAATTATAAGGTATCTTTGCATAAACTTCGAATATCATTTGAGTATCTCATTGCCGGGCCGACTGTCCTGGTTTTTGGTAATCAAAATATGATCACCCTACTTAAATCATATCACCGTAAATCAAATAGTTActcttacttcagccagtcatGTAACTGGCCAACACCAGCCTGCAGCACTAAAAACTTCTTAATAggttgtaaatgtaaaaatataattgtaAATTCACCACAATACAAATTACTCTCTTGCAGTCACAGGTGGAAAGAGGGTTTAATGTCAGTTTAATACCATGCTGCCGCTACAACTACTTCTGGACTTGTTGACCTTTTGTGAAAGGAACCACAGCAAAGAATCCAAacataaaatcaaaaatcaTTACCTCTGGGCAACTTCTCACCCTGACAATACTCTAACAATTAAACAGTAGTAGTTAAAACCAACTTCTTTACAAAATTCTAGGGACAATAAAAGGGTTTGAGAGAATGTGAAGATCTACATTAAACCAGAAGCTGTTCCAAATGGGacagatgaaatgaaatgaacccAGTACCAAACAGTTAAGAGATTCACATAAGAAACAATGGTCTGATTAACTACCTTTTttttatcaagaaaaaaaaaatcagaatacACTTGTAGTGACTTCAACAAAGAAGAGTCACTGAGGGACTAAGGTTAGGTCTGTTTGTCTGACGTGTTAAACAAAAGAATCCACTGagatttccaaataataaattgaacctgttataaaagaaaaaatataatcaaCTCATGATAACGTGCACAAAGTCAGAATCAAAGTGGCCAGTTCacctcctctgtctccctcaaacaatgaaaaaagtcaAGAGTGAACATATCAGTTAAATTATCACCGGCCAAATGCATGTGACCCGCTATCCCTCTGTTCAACATGATCACAAAATAATATCAtaaccaaacaaacacaaacagcaatcAATTTGTCCcttaacaatataataaaacaacaattcattcatgtacaaaaataaaagatgcagccaaataaataagaaaagtgCAAAACAGTGACAATATTAAAAGgtaaatgttcattaaaacattaattagaacattaaaataacaaaaacaaatgaatcaacAAAACTAGAGCAGTTTGAACTAACATAAGATGAAATTAAAGAATcctaaaaaggtaaaaatgagTCAATTCTTAGATTGTTCTGCAGGTTATTCCAGGTTTTAAGTGTGTAACGAGTAAAATTGGATTTTCTGAACTCCAAACACCTCTAATGTGATCCAGTAATTAAGAGTCTGCAATAAAATACAGCAATGAAgtgatgtaaaataacagtaagaggcttaaaaatgagtaaaataacagtaagaggcttaaaaataaataaaactcagaGTCTATCAGGCCTACAGGGATGAAGAACCATCCAACCTGAGCATACAGATCACAGTGATGACTATTTTCAATTATTACTGGTGATAAATCTTAATAAATAGCATCCAAAATAGCACCAAAAGATTCActaagatgtaaaaaaaaaacaaaaaaaatacacatagaGCACCAGTTATTTTCTTGAGGTGTATAGTACAAACTTTATGAAaatcttttagtcattttacttccttatttaaatgttcagacaaaagaaacaacattttacaagtttaaattaaaactaatatACCAGTAACCATTAGAGGATTaaattttttatgtatatttatttaaaaacaaacaaccaacttacagagatatttttttttttgtttctagaAAGTGCTGAAAAAGTCGAGAGGATGAAGACGACGAGGatcattgtttaatttttatggacattatGAAAGACAGAAGGATTACTTCTGTGTTATGTTTTTGGCTAAACTCtactttttgtggttttaattttatttactgtgtaaGCAAATCTTCTATCAGTTTTCCTGTTACTAGGGTTTTTTGTGTTGCATTAAATTGCTAATTATTCTGATCTAATTCTGACTTTTCTACGTGCTCATCTCAGTgccacaactaaaaacacaaaccatcaAATGTGGAAATTTAGCAGCGATTTATCTAAAATGtgtaatgaaacatttttaagacAACAGATGGATGTTTGTAGAAGCTCCTGTCAGCTCTCTTATCATCCGTCATGGAATCCGTTTCCAGCTTCATGCTTCACAGCTTCTCCAAATTCCTCACTTCTTCACGCTGCATAGATTATCTGAGATGATCTGTAGTTCGTTCTGTATCGCTGCTGGGTTCCTCACAGCCCtctgagagaagaaaacattacAGTTCCGCTGAGAAACTGCAGATCTCGCTGTAGAGTATCTGTTAAATTATTATGAAAGACAGCATCAGTCTGCTGCACCAGAATCCTGAAGAAATGTCAAATTTAAGATTCTCTTTGCTGAAAAGCAACAGAACAGGCAAGTGTTTGATAAAAGACGTGAACACCAAActtatttctacattttacaACCATGAGATCCATTCAGGAGGTTTAAAAATGATTATATTAGATAATTATTTTGTCACAGATTGAATCGTGTCTATTAGATGATCTTGGtattttctgtgtgtaaaatgttcctgttttcaattcagttcaattcaatatACTTTATTGTCCCACTTGGGGAAATTTATCTTGGACTCAAAAGCTGTGCCATCAATGCCATCTCAACAACTACAAAAcagtattgcacatatcccaaATagtacacaatacacacacatacaccatagtaaaaacaatggaaaaaaaaaaggattgcaCAAAGCATGAGTCTGGGTCGCCAGCAGAGCAGCGCCACCGGGTTTACTCTGTTTcctgttctgaccaaccacctaccaacatgctgatatcagccttaaagtttacccagaatgcactttttaaagttttctctggtgaattaccAGAAACTAGAAACATCCAGGGTATTAATGATTGTTTCTGTGACTCTGTTATAGacaaactgctgcagctgtactgttcaaactatgatacatcccataatactaaTGCTCACAGTTGGTATTAAATTGACTGAGTATTTGTGGACCATTTTcaagtgattttggacattttttggtcattttggttcattttttatttaagacAGGTCTTGAGTACTTTTGGACAAGATTTGAGTGAATCT contains the following coding sequences:
- the cenpw gene encoding centromere protein W isoform X3, whose amino-acid sequence is MLKKAPKLKSTVKTKAKGNINVRPASEAMIELVTLLFLNSLTEEAKAKAFEEKSATIRAQHVRAVAKKVLKKSRG